In one window of Synechococcus sp. M16CYN DNA:
- a CDS encoding valine--tRNA ligase, which translates to MSELAKTYDPVGIEARWQQVWEKYGAFHPDPTGKGEPFAVVIPPPNVTGSLHIGHAFNTVLIDTIVRYQRLVGKNVLCLPGTDHASIAVQSILEKQLKKEGKTRHDIGREAFLELAWRWKAENGERIVSQLRRLGSSVDWQRQRFTLDEGLSEAVKEAFVRLHEQGLIYRGEYLVNWCPASGSAVSDLEVEMKEVDGHLWHFRYPLSNGEGYLEVATTRPETMFGDTAVAVNPTDERFAHLVGATLNLPFTGRQIPIVSDDHVEKEFGTGCVKVTPAHDPNDFVIGQRHGLPQVTAICKDGTMSSAAGRFEGLDRFEARSAVVAELEAEGLLVKVENYRHSVPYSERGKVPVEPLLSTQWFIKIEPLAARCREVFDQQGPHFVPKRWNKVYSDWLTDIRDWCISRQLWWGHRIPAWFVISETDFRHTDSTPYIVARNETDALAEAKVRFGAEARVKQDEDVLDTWFSSGLWPFSTLGWPDTDAPDFKRWYPTSTLVTGFDIIFFWVARMTMMAGAFTGKMPFKDVYVHGLVRDEQNRKMSKSLGNGIDPLLLTERYGTDAVRFALVREVAGTGQDIRLDYDRKKKSSLTLAASRNFANKLWNATRFALMSLGGDTPAQLGDPDPSALQRADRWILSRLARVNRETSLRYDHYSLGEAAKGLYEFAWNDVCDWYLELSKRRLNPGKNPSAVALADQRTAKQVLAKLISQINLMLHPLMPHLTEELWHSITAESETNLLALQPWPVVDNASLDDALEGAFEELITAIRVVRNLRAIAGLKPSQSVPVRFVTERADLTSILRQGIADIIALTRAESVVLMTPAEAEAMPVAKVLASVSGELQVLLPVEGLVNLEVLKGRLDKDLVKAEREINNLAERLGNPNFVDKAPPAVVAQCQANLAEAETQAALARKRLADLV; encoded by the coding sequence GTGTCCGAACTAGCTAAGACGTATGACCCGGTAGGCATAGAAGCCCGATGGCAACAGGTTTGGGAAAAGTATGGGGCATTTCATCCAGACCCAACCGGAAAGGGCGAACCGTTTGCTGTGGTGATTCCGCCGCCGAATGTCACTGGCAGCCTCCATATAGGCCACGCCTTTAATACCGTATTAATTGACACGATAGTTCGCTATCAACGTTTAGTCGGCAAAAATGTTCTCTGTCTTCCTGGCACCGACCATGCATCAATTGCGGTTCAGAGTATTCTCGAGAAGCAGTTAAAAAAAGAAGGCAAGACCCGTCATGATATTGGTCGTGAAGCATTTCTTGAACTGGCCTGGCGCTGGAAGGCTGAAAACGGTGAACGTATAGTTAGTCAATTGCGCCGTCTAGGGTCTTCGGTCGACTGGCAGCGCCAGCGCTTTACCCTTGATGAGGGGCTGAGTGAAGCGGTGAAGGAAGCTTTCGTGCGCTTGCACGAACAAGGTCTCATTTACCGCGGTGAATACTTAGTTAACTGGTGCCCGGCTTCTGGTTCGGCTGTAAGTGATTTAGAGGTGGAGATGAAAGAAGTGGATGGTCACCTTTGGCATTTTCGTTATCCACTTAGCAATGGTGAAGGGTATCTTGAGGTAGCGACCACCCGGCCAGAAACAATGTTCGGCGACACGGCGGTAGCAGTGAACCCCACTGATGAGCGCTTTGCTCACCTTGTTGGTGCTACGCTTAACTTGCCGTTTACCGGGCGTCAGATCCCAATCGTTTCTGATGACCACGTTGAGAAAGAATTTGGAACTGGCTGCGTCAAAGTGACACCGGCTCACGACCCCAATGACTTTGTGATTGGTCAGCGACATGGATTGCCGCAGGTCACAGCGATATGCAAGGACGGCACAATGAGTTCGGCTGCCGGCCGATTTGAAGGATTGGACCGCTTCGAGGCCCGCAGTGCCGTTGTAGCAGAGCTAGAGGCAGAAGGGTTATTGGTGAAGGTGGAGAATTATCGCCACAGCGTACCCTACTCCGAACGAGGCAAGGTCCCAGTAGAACCCTTGCTTTCTACCCAGTGGTTCATCAAAATCGAGCCTCTAGCCGCCCGTTGCAGAGAAGTTTTCGATCAGCAAGGTCCTCACTTCGTACCAAAACGCTGGAACAAAGTTTATAGCGACTGGCTCACCGATATCCGTGACTGGTGCATCAGTCGCCAATTGTGGTGGGGTCATCGCATTCCCGCTTGGTTTGTAATAAGCGAAACTGACTTTCGACACACTGACAGTACGCCATATATTGTGGCAAGAAATGAGACGGACGCATTAGCAGAGGCCAAAGTACGGTTTGGCGCCGAGGCACGTGTCAAACAAGACGAAGATGTGCTCGATACTTGGTTTTCTAGTGGGCTTTGGCCGTTCTCAACGCTCGGCTGGCCTGATACTGACGCTCCTGACTTTAAGCGCTGGTATCCCACCAGTACTTTGGTGACGGGATTTGACATTATCTTTTTTTGGGTGGCTCGAATGACAATGATGGCCGGTGCCTTTACCGGCAAGATGCCTTTCAAGGATGTGTACGTTCACGGACTGGTACGGGATGAGCAGAACCGCAAGATGAGTAAGAGTCTTGGCAACGGTATCGACCCACTGCTACTGACCGAGCGCTATGGCACTGATGCTGTTCGTTTTGCTCTCGTACGCGAGGTTGCTGGTACCGGTCAAGACATTCGTCTCGATTATGATCGCAAAAAGAAATCTTCTCTCACTCTAGCAGCCTCTCGGAATTTTGCCAACAAACTTTGGAACGCTACCCGATTCGCCTTAATGAGCTTGGGAGGTGATACACCGGCGCAACTAGGCGACCCGGACCCCTCAGCGCTGCAGCGGGCTGATCGCTGGATCTTATCGCGCTTGGCACGAGTTAACCGAGAAACTTCGTTACGCTACGACCATTATAGCCTTGGTGAGGCAGCGAAGGGTTTGTATGAGTTTGCCTGGAACGATGTCTGCGATTGGTACCTTGAGCTGAGTAAGCGTCGCTTAAACCCAGGAAAAAACCCTAGTGCTGTAGCCTTGGCTGATCAGCGCACCGCTAAGCAAGTGCTGGCCAAGTTGATTAGCCAGATAAACCTGATGCTACATCCGCTGATGCCCCACCTAACAGAAGAGCTTTGGCACAGCATCACGGCGGAGTCTGAGACCAATTTGCTCGCATTGCAGCCTTGGCCAGTGGTTGATAACGCATCGCTTGATGATGCTCTTGAGGGGGCGTTTGAAGAGTTAATTACTGCAATTCGCGTGGTGCGTAATTTGCGGGCCATCGCTGGGCTCAAGCCGTCTCAATCCGTACCAGTGCGTTTTGTTACCGAACGCGCTGACCTGACGAGCATTTTAAGGCAGGGCATTGCCGATATCATCGCCTTGACCCGAGCTGAATCTGTTGTATTGATGACGCCTGCGGAGGCTGAAGCAATGCCGGTCGCCAAAGTCCTGGCATCAGTGAGCGGTGAATTACAAGTGCTGCTTCCAGTTGAAGGGCTGGTGAATCTTGAGGTGCTAAAAGGACGTTTGGACAAGGACCTTGTCAAGGCTGAGAGAGAAATCAACAATCTCGCTGAACGCCTCGGCAATCCAAACTTCGTTGATAAGGCTCCGCCGGCGGTGGTGGCGCAATGTCAGGCCAACCTGGCGGAAGCAGAAACCCAAGCCGCACTCGCGCGTAAACGACTGGCTGATTTGGTTTAA
- a CDS encoding oxidoreductase has product MGWTINDIPCQEGRLALVTGANIGLGLETTRSLAQKGATVIMACRNRKKGEAARRQLLTEGLSGLDLLELDLADLDSVGRAAASLNEQYGHLNLLVNNAGIMAPPRQLSAQGYELQFAVNHLGHMALTQRLLPLMASQADARVVTVTSGAQYFGRIRWDDLNWTKRYDRYGAYGQSKLANVMFALELQSRLQSKNSSVQSFAAHPGIARTNLQPAALASGGNHWEALVYRLMDPLFQSSSMGVLPQLYAATAPNAQGGEHYGPAQLGGLRGSPTQCRIAPAALDPQQRQRLWILSEKLINTHT; this is encoded by the coding sequence ATGGGATGGACAATCAACGACATTCCCTGTCAAGAGGGCCGACTTGCTCTAGTCACCGGTGCCAACATCGGCCTCGGTCTCGAGACCACCCGCTCTCTAGCTCAAAAAGGAGCAACGGTTATTATGGCTTGTCGAAACCGTAAGAAGGGCGAAGCTGCTCGCCGTCAATTGCTTACCGAAGGCCTTAGTGGTCTGGATTTACTTGAACTGGATTTGGCTGATCTGGATTCCGTTGGTCGTGCTGCCGCTTCCCTAAACGAGCAATATGGCCATCTTAATTTGCTGGTTAACAATGCTGGCATTATGGCACCACCGCGCCAGTTGAGTGCCCAGGGTTATGAGTTGCAGTTTGCCGTGAATCATTTAGGCCATATGGCTTTAACTCAGCGCTTGTTGCCACTGATGGCATCACAAGCGGACGCTCGCGTAGTGACTGTCACATCAGGTGCGCAGTACTTTGGACGGATTCGATGGGATGACTTGAACTGGACCAAGCGCTACGACCGTTATGGAGCCTATGGGCAAAGCAAGCTAGCCAATGTGATGTTTGCATTGGAATTGCAAAGCCGTCTGCAAAGCAAGAACAGTTCAGTGCAATCTTTTGCGGCCCATCCAGGCATCGCACGAACCAACCTCCAGCCAGCGGCCTTGGCCAGCGGTGGTAACCACTGGGAGGCCTTAGTCTATCGACTGATGGATCCGCTGTTCCAAAGCTCTAGTATGGGTGTTTTACCACAGCTCTACGCTGCCACTGCCCCGAACGCGCAGGGTGGTGAACATTATGGACCAGCTCAGCTAGGAGGCCTGCGCGGCTCACCTACCCAATGCCGTATTGCACCAGCTGCTTTGGATCCACAACAACGTCAGCGACTATGGATATTGAGTGAGAAACTCATCAATACCCATACCTAG
- the ligA gene encoding NAD-dependent DNA ligase LigA: MLNQSKRAAELRSLLNQAAHAYYVLDAPTMENTVYDCLYRELLNLEQNDSSLLSPDSPTQRVGGSPAERFTSVKHRIGLLSLDNAFNYDDLKAWNQRLLRALNLPLGSPLEVVSELKIDGNALALSYRQGVIERAATRGDGQQGEEITANVCTISSIPLRLQIDQPPDWVEVRGEAFIPDAAFTAINAEREARGEALFANPRNACAGTLRQLDPKVVSARRLDFFAYTLHLPSSQRLASQWEALNWLERAGFRVNPNRALCPDLMSINSFSVQWEQKRHVLPYATDGVVAKLNSLALQDKAGCTQKSPRWAIALKFPAQEVPSRLLRIAVQVGRTGVITPVAEFEPVNLAGTNVSRATLHNANRLAELDLHINDTVVVRKAGEIIPEVVTVLAKLRPPNAEIACLPNSCPECGSLLVRGKNEAATRCVNNSCPAILRGALIHWVSKSALDVDGLGIKLIEQLVYQGLAHSVADLYRLNSTLLSGLEHIGKRSAINLIKALEKSKQQPWHRQLYGLGIHHIGEVNAKVLAAEFPSIEELQTAAITDPERILNLRGIGSEISEDLRQWLKNPNNQRLLNELKSVGLTLRVTDKEKINDLNHSISNGPLLSKTFAITGTLPSLSRSAAKELIQAAGGKVSSSINKTTNYLVAGKEAGKKLSKAKNLGITVLDEASLQDLLNKPHSINEHPDL, translated from the coding sequence ATGCTTAATCAGAGCAAACGGGCTGCGGAACTGCGCAGCCTGCTCAACCAGGCCGCTCACGCGTACTACGTTCTCGATGCTCCGACTATGGAGAATACAGTCTATGACTGCCTGTACCGAGAACTGCTGAACCTTGAACAAAATGATTCAAGTCTGCTAAGCCCAGATAGCCCTACGCAACGAGTGGGGGGGTCTCCAGCCGAGAGATTCACAAGTGTCAAGCACCGGATTGGGCTACTCAGCCTCGATAATGCCTTCAACTATGACGACCTTAAAGCGTGGAATCAAAGATTGTTGCGTGCGCTTAATCTTCCCCTGGGCAGTCCCTTAGAGGTGGTAAGCGAGTTAAAAATCGACGGCAACGCCCTCGCTCTCAGCTATCGCCAAGGGGTAATTGAACGAGCAGCGACCCGAGGAGATGGTCAGCAAGGCGAGGAGATCACCGCTAATGTATGTACGATTAGTTCGATCCCCCTGCGCCTTCAAATCGACCAGCCACCAGATTGGGTCGAGGTGCGTGGCGAAGCGTTTATCCCAGATGCTGCTTTCACCGCGATCAATGCAGAGCGCGAAGCCCGTGGTGAAGCTCTGTTTGCAAACCCCCGCAACGCCTGCGCCGGTACCCTGCGCCAACTCGACCCAAAGGTGGTTTCAGCACGTCGGCTAGATTTCTTTGCATACACTTTGCACCTGCCTTCCTCCCAGAGACTAGCGAGCCAATGGGAGGCTCTAAACTGGCTCGAGCGAGCCGGCTTCCGCGTAAATCCCAATCGAGCACTTTGTCCGGACCTTATGAGCATCAACAGCTTTTCGGTCCAATGGGAACAGAAACGTCATGTGCTTCCCTATGCCACCGACGGCGTGGTGGCGAAGCTGAATAGTTTAGCGCTTCAGGATAAGGCAGGTTGCACCCAGAAATCACCACGCTGGGCCATTGCTCTAAAATTCCCGGCACAGGAAGTTCCGAGTCGCCTGCTTCGAATAGCCGTACAAGTTGGCCGAACTGGCGTTATTACCCCTGTCGCTGAATTTGAACCAGTCAACCTCGCTGGTACCAACGTCAGCCGCGCCACTCTTCATAACGCTAACCGACTAGCTGAGCTCGACCTGCACATTAATGACACAGTTGTAGTTCGCAAAGCTGGGGAAATCATTCCCGAAGTCGTGACTGTCCTTGCGAAGTTGCGCCCTCCCAATGCTGAGATTGCCTGCCTTCCCAATAGCTGCCCGGAATGCGGGTCACTTCTGGTCCGGGGAAAAAATGAGGCGGCGACGCGATGTGTCAATAATAGCTGCCCAGCAATTTTACGGGGTGCCCTAATCCACTGGGTGAGTAAAAGCGCACTTGATGTTGATGGACTTGGTATCAAACTGATCGAACAACTCGTGTACCAAGGACTAGCTCATTCCGTTGCTGATTTGTATCGACTCAACAGCACCCTTCTATCCGGCTTAGAGCACATAGGGAAAAGGTCCGCCATTAATCTCATCAAGGCTCTAGAGAAATCAAAACAACAGCCCTGGCATCGGCAGCTCTATGGACTTGGAATCCACCACATTGGTGAGGTGAATGCCAAAGTCCTGGCTGCAGAATTCCCTAGCATTGAGGAACTCCAAACAGCGGCGATTACTGATCCAGAACGTATTTTAAACCTGCGCGGCATCGGCAGCGAAATTAGTGAGGATCTTCGCCAATGGCTCAAAAATCCAAACAATCAAAGGCTTCTCAATGAGCTTAAAAGTGTCGGATTGACACTGCGAGTGACAGATAAGGAAAAAATAAACGACCTTAACCATTCTATAAGTAATGGTCCGCTGCTATCTAAAACATTTGCCATTACAGGCACCCTGCCGAGCCTTAGTCGCAGTGCAGCCAAAGAACTAATCCAAGCAGCAGGCGGAAAAGTATCTAGCTCTATCAACAAAACAACCAACTACCTCGTGGCGGGCAAGGAAGCCGGAAAAAAACTCTCAAAGGCTAAAAACCTTGGGATCACAGTTCTGGATGAAGCATCACTGCAGGATCTTCTTAACAAGCCACACTCAATAAATGAACATCCTGATTTATGA
- a CDS encoding ATP-binding cassette domain-containing protein produces MIEVEGLSKIYRVADKQPGLAGTLGHLFRRRYRNIVAVHDVSFRVEPGEMVGFLGANGAGKTTLLKMLCGLIHPSAGWARVAGHKPQCRHRDFLQRITLVMGQKQQLIWDLPPLDSLYVNAAVYGINDHVAKRRIDDLADLLELGEELTRPMRKLSLGQRMKAELLAALLHKPEVLFLDEPTLGLDVNAQARIRQFLSEYNRRTGATVLLTSHYMADITALCPRVLMIHQGCLFHDGPLDQLILALSPDREVRLELESPVSADAFAGLGLVESLQGAVVHLRVPRTQLTTVVAALLERLPVLDLEVHDPPIETLIGKLFRQGKL; encoded by the coding sequence GTGATCGAGGTAGAAGGGCTCAGCAAAATCTATCGAGTGGCTGATAAGCAACCTGGTCTAGCAGGAACTCTTGGCCATCTCTTTCGACGAAGGTATCGAAATATTGTGGCGGTTCACGATGTTTCATTTCGGGTTGAACCGGGTGAAATGGTGGGTTTTTTGGGTGCCAATGGTGCCGGAAAAACCACTTTACTGAAAATGCTTTGCGGTTTAATACACCCCAGCGCTGGCTGGGCGAGGGTAGCTGGACACAAGCCGCAGTGTCGTCATCGAGATTTCTTGCAACGTATCACTTTGGTGATGGGCCAGAAACAGCAGTTGATATGGGATTTACCACCACTGGATTCATTATATGTCAATGCCGCGGTGTACGGAATCAATGACCATGTCGCTAAACGTCGCATTGATGATCTGGCCGACTTGCTGGAGCTTGGGGAGGAGCTTACCCGTCCGATGCGCAAGCTATCCTTAGGTCAACGTATGAAGGCGGAACTTTTAGCCGCCTTATTGCATAAGCCTGAGGTGTTGTTCTTGGATGAACCGACATTGGGTTTAGATGTAAATGCACAGGCCCGCATACGTCAGTTCCTGTCTGAGTACAATCGGAGGACTGGTGCTACGGTGCTGCTGACCAGTCACTACATGGCTGATATCACCGCGCTGTGCCCTAGGGTGTTAATGATCCACCAGGGCTGTTTATTTCATGATGGCCCTCTTGATCAGTTAATTCTTGCGCTTTCCCCGGATCGAGAGGTGCGGCTCGAGCTGGAGTCTCCTGTTTCAGCTGATGCGTTCGCCGGCTTGGGCTTGGTGGAAAGCCTACAGGGGGCTGTTGTTCACCTGCGGGTGCCTAGAACGCAGCTCACCACGGTGGTGGCTGCATTGCTGGAACGCCTCCCCGTTCTTGATCTGGAGGTCCACGATCCGCCGATTGAAACCTTAATTGGCAAACTGTTCCGCCAAGGGAAGCTGTAA
- a CDS encoding transcriptional repressor has translation MADSSHSINARQKLLLQALQASHDEMSGQQLHRSLDAKNAMGLATVYRNLRQLHQRGLVRCRHLPSGEALYAPVERDRHHLTCVDCGLTQALEHCPIRDIAVPKDSQGDFDLLFHTLEFFGLCSACRTRQNPSS, from the coding sequence ATGGCTGATTCATCTCACTCCATAAATGCCCGTCAGAAATTGCTATTGCAAGCACTGCAAGCCAGCCATGACGAAATGAGCGGCCAACAGTTGCATCGCAGCCTAGACGCCAAAAATGCTATGGGACTAGCAACCGTCTATCGCAACCTGCGCCAATTACATCAACGTGGCCTGGTGCGCTGCCGTCATTTGCCTAGCGGTGAGGCTCTCTACGCACCTGTAGAACGGGACCGTCACCATCTCACCTGTGTGGATTGCGGCCTAACCCAAGCTTTGGAACACTGCCCAATTCGAGATATTGCAGTCCCGAAAGACAGTCAAGGCGACTTCGATCTTCTATTTCACACACTTGAATTTTTTGGTCTTTGTAGTGCCTGCCGCACTCGGCAAAATCCCTCATCATGA
- a CDS encoding ABC-2 family transporter protein: MRLFGLNCRIVAAILGSQYAHMLEYRAEIALWSLSGVLPLIMLSVWSSSGIRTTLDMNDVALDRYFLSAFLVRQFSVVWVVYAFEEDVLLGRLSPYLLQPLHPLWRYVAAHLSEQFTRLPFAAAIAALFLLIQPKVLWLPGPGTLLLAWLATWMAFAIAFLLQSLIAALCFWSEKASALERLLFIPFVFLSGLLTPLTAFPPAMQAVARWTPFPYLIDFPARVLAQRPVDWMAGFCAQLIWITLLLPLALCLWRAGVRRYSAMGA, encoded by the coding sequence ATGCGTTTGTTTGGCCTCAACTGTCGAATTGTAGCGGCAATACTGGGATCACAGTATGCTCACATGCTCGAGTATCGCGCTGAGATTGCGTTGTGGTCGCTATCTGGTGTATTGCCATTGATCATGCTCAGCGTTTGGAGTAGCAGTGGCATCCGCACCACACTTGATATGAATGACGTAGCCCTAGATCGATATTTTCTCAGTGCTTTTTTGGTACGCCAGTTTTCCGTTGTTTGGGTGGTTTACGCCTTTGAAGAGGATGTCTTATTAGGACGCTTATCGCCCTATCTTTTGCAACCCTTACATCCGCTTTGGCGTTATGTGGCAGCTCATCTTAGTGAGCAGTTCACTAGATTACCATTTGCGGCAGCAATTGCTGCGTTGTTCTTATTAATTCAGCCAAAAGTATTATGGCTGCCTGGACCAGGAACACTTCTTCTCGCCTGGTTGGCAACATGGATGGCTTTTGCAATTGCTTTTCTGCTGCAGAGCCTGATTGCGGCACTTTGTTTCTGGAGCGAGAAAGCTAGTGCTCTAGAGCGGCTGTTGTTTATTCCGTTTGTGTTTCTATCAGGCTTATTAACGCCATTGACCGCTTTCCCCCCTGCAATGCAAGCAGTAGCGCGGTGGACGCCATTCCCCTATCTGATCGACTTTCCAGCGCGTGTTTTGGCTCAGCGACCAGTGGATTGGATGGCCGGATTTTGTGCTCAGCTGATTTGGATTACACTACTCCTACCGTTGGCGTTATGCCTTTGGCGGGCTGGTGTGCGCCGCTACAGCGCGATGGGGGCGTAA
- a CDS encoding ABC-2 family transporter protein, with protein MRRYWQTLICFWGTALAMQAEYQVNLLIELVAIALSLGGSLFTLSLFFGPGYSLGGWNWSEALVVQGFYTTLDGIANAWLRPNLGSIVTYVREGTLDFVLLKPVDSQLWLSLRLMALSGFPEIALGLLLVGWGGLQSGAEASVQELLTVVLMLLSGTTILYSIWFLVAATSIWFVKMWNATEVLRTLLASGRYPISAYPVSLRLLFTFVLPVAFLTTVPAEVLLGRVVATPMLLLSLALACIFFLSTRAFWLFALRHYTSASS; from the coding sequence ATGAGGCGTTATTGGCAAACGCTAATTTGTTTCTGGGGTACAGCTTTAGCGATGCAAGCAGAATATCAGGTTAATCTGTTGATTGAGCTTGTGGCGATTGCCCTGAGCCTTGGGGGCAGCTTGTTTACGTTGTCGCTGTTTTTTGGACCTGGGTATTCTCTAGGCGGTTGGAATTGGTCCGAAGCACTGGTGGTGCAGGGTTTCTACACAACCCTTGATGGTATAGCAAACGCCTGGTTACGTCCCAACCTCGGTTCAATTGTCACTTATGTAAGGGAAGGTACACTAGATTTTGTTTTATTGAAGCCAGTTGATAGCCAGCTGTGGCTATCTCTCCGTTTGATGGCACTTAGCGGGTTTCCTGAAATTGCCTTAGGCTTGTTATTAGTCGGCTGGGGCGGACTCCAGTCAGGCGCAGAAGCGTCGGTACAGGAGTTGCTAACTGTAGTCCTGATGCTGTTATCTGGCACGACAATACTGTACTCAATTTGGTTTTTAGTTGCGGCCACCAGCATTTGGTTTGTAAAAATGTGGAATGCTACTGAAGTTCTAAGGACGCTCTTGGCGTCTGGGCGTTACCCAATTAGTGCGTATCCGGTTTCACTACGTTTGCTGTTTACGTTTGTGCTGCCGGTGGCTTTTCTTACCACGGTGCCAGCGGAGGTGCTACTCGGTCGCGTTGTAGCAACACCGATGCTGCTACTAAGTTTGGCCCTAGCTTGTATCTTTTTCCTTTCAACGCGAGCGTTCTGGCTGTTTGCTTTGCGCCATTACACTTCTGCTTCCAGCTGA
- a CDS encoding TVP38/TMEM64 family protein — translation MLDWSHWLDAALPFLHSPLGVAIFIPLYALWVTLLLPGVWASILAGVLYGTWWGSLIVFIGACLGAEASFFLSRCWLKGWANERLKHFPKLQAVEKAVSSEGLRLVVLTRLSPAFSFSLLNLAYGLSNVSLRDYNLSLVAILPSTVMFCTLGALTGGRTSPSEMLAPEVSAWAWTFRIVGVMATVTAVWLVGRAAQKALINEEVDL, via the coding sequence ATGCTTGATTGGTCCCATTGGCTTGACGCAGCCTTACCGTTTCTACATTCTCCCTTAGGAGTGGCCATATTCATTCCACTCTACGCCTTGTGGGTAACACTACTCCTACCAGGGGTCTGGGCCTCTATACTTGCGGGAGTGCTTTATGGCACCTGGTGGGGTAGTCTAATTGTGTTTATCGGCGCCTGCTTAGGGGCTGAGGCCTCCTTCTTTTTAAGTCGCTGTTGGTTGAAAGGTTGGGCAAATGAACGTTTGAAGCATTTTCCCAAGTTACAAGCTGTCGAAAAAGCGGTAAGTAGCGAAGGACTCAGGCTCGTCGTGCTAACGCGATTGTCGCCAGCATTTTCCTTCTCTTTGCTAAACCTAGCTTATGGCCTTAGTAATGTCAGCCTACGTGACTACAACCTGAGCTTAGTAGCAATTTTACCTAGCACGGTGATGTTTTGCACTTTAGGCGCCTTGACAGGAGGAAGAACCAGCCCTAGCGAGATGCTGGCCCCAGAAGTGTCAGCGTGGGCGTGGACTTTCAGAATTGTGGGGGTAATGGCCACAGTAACAGCAGTCTGGCTTGTGGGTCGAGCGGCTCAGAAAGCATTAATTAACGAGGAGGTTGATCTCTAA